The following proteins are encoded in a genomic region of Triticum dicoccoides isolate Atlit2015 ecotype Zavitan chromosome 1B, WEW_v2.0, whole genome shotgun sequence:
- the LOC119349039 gene encoding probable peptidyl-tRNA hydrolase 2 isoform X1 — translation MAAPPRRNPNHGGKRKDEEPWLAAGIRPANFLPGLAIGFLLGLLLDLSSSWRPRFSLPSAPAPRGSKRAAAGSSTAPAPGEELKMVLVVRQDLKMGAGKIASQCAHAATGLYADLLASNRILLRQWEQFGQAKIVLTCKNQQEMNRIKETAEHRGIPTFIVADAGRTQVLAGSKTVLAVGPGRKADIDSVTGKLRLL, via the exons ATGGCTGCTCCGCCGCGGCGAAACCCCAACCACGGCGGCAAGAGGAAG GACGAGGAGCCGTGGCTCGCGGCGGGCATCCGCCCGGCCAACTTCCTCCCGGGCCTGGCCATCGggttcctcctcggcctcctcctcgaccTCTCCTCCTCCTGGAGGCCTAGGTTCAGCCTCCCGTCTGCCCCGGCGCCACGGGGCTCCAAGCGGGCGGCCGCCGGTTCGTCCACCGCCCCAGCACCAGGCGAAGAGCTCAAGATG GTTTTAGTTGTGCGTCAGGATCTTAAGATGGGGGCTGGTAAAATAGCGTCTCAATGTGCCC ATGCGGCAACTGGCTTGTATGCGGATCTGTTGGCAAG CAACCGGATTCTTTTGAGACAATGGGAGCAGTTCGGACAAGCTAAGATTGTTCTGACATGCAAGAATCAACAGGAAAT GAACAGGATAAAGGAAACTGCAGAACATCGAGGTATCCCAACTTTTATTGTTGCAGATGCAGGCCGCACACAG GTACTGGCTGGGTCTAAGACAGTTCTTGCAGTAGGGCCAG gGAGGAAAGCAGACATAGATTCAGTTACTGGGAAATTGCGCTTACTGTGA